The following coding sequences lie in one Arachis stenosperma cultivar V10309 chromosome 5, arast.V10309.gnm1.PFL2, whole genome shotgun sequence genomic window:
- the LOC130982480 gene encoding uncharacterized protein LOC130982480 isoform X4: protein MVAMTKMMMKLGIVPNLPFNPGAFSASFQSGINMVNKNRISPPSMMQLAGKPADQVTQGLAGSQSMQIGSAFESTTIKGNAIDPKVGSRTEKVISNFLQNPLLNGEEGGVDESGAGRLRSENNVLQMVLKHQRIIEELVEENEKLRQILVEDLKVPPSKLEANSAGRIRNELPCTNCFECRRKQRKRIVTHSSPKEKTIREKRERTKSKINGPRLPNVGTGSCITILNNKSYYDVVCNIYDA, encoded by the exons ATG GTAGCAATGACAAAGATGATGATGAAGCTTGGTATTGTTCCCAATTTACCCTTCAATCCGGGTGCATTTTCAGCGTCCTTTCAAAGTGGTATAAACATGGTCAATAAAAACCGAATTTCACCACCAAGCATGATGCAGCTGGCAGGTAAACCAGCAGATCAAGTTACTCAGGGTCTTGCAGGGTCCCAATCTATGCAAATTGGGTCGGCTTTTGAAAGTACTACCATTAAAGGAAATGCAATTGACCCCAAAGTTGGCAGCCGAACCGAGAAGGTTATTAGCAACTTTCTGCAAAATCCATTGCTGAATGGGGAGGAAGGAGGAGTTGATGAATCG GGGGCTGGACGCCTGCGGTCGGAGAACAATGTACTTCAGATG GTCTTGAAACACCAAAGAATCATTGAAGAACTTGTGGAGGAAAATGAGAAGCTTCGACAGATACTAGTGGAGGACCTGAAAGTACCACCAAGCAAACTTGAAGCAAATTCTGCAGGTAGAATTAGAAATGAGTTGCCATGTACTAATTGTTTTGAGTgcagaagaaaacaaagaaaaaga ATCGTAACACACTCAAGTCCAAAGGAGAaaacaataagagaaaaaagggagagaaccaaaagtaaaataaatggtCCACGCTTACCAAATGTAGGAACTGGTTCGTGTATTACTATACTCAATAACAAGTCTTATTACGACGTGGTATGCAATATCTATGATGCCTAA
- the LOC130982429 gene encoding vegetative cell wall protein gp1: protein MALSRAMLVLSMSIILVATMSTAQQAPSPSPSASPKSSPSTPKTPSPASPKAPTTTPPPPAASPVSPPVSPPSPMSSPSPTSSSPTPSPSSTTSTPPSASAPSPASSPAMDSPPSPTPSSSQSPSPSPSPSPSTGAPPKSPSSNAFVHGSSFSLVMVAALLGGGAVLLG from the coding sequence ATGGCACTGTCACGTGCCATGCTCGTGTTATCTATGTCTATAATTCTGGTGGCAACAATGTCCACAGCGCAACAAGCTCCGTCACCTTCACCTTCAGCTTCACCTAAGAGCTCACCATCAACACCAAAAACACCATCGCCAGCTTCACCAAAGGCCCCCACCACCACCCCTCCACCACCTGCCGCATCTCCGGTCTCACCACCGGTTTCACCGCCCTCACCAATGTCCAGTCCAAGTCCAACTTCCTCAAGCCCAACCCCAAGCCCATCTTCCACGACGTCAACACCTCCTTCAGCCTCTGCTCCTTCCCCTGCTTCATCACCAGCCATGGACTCTCCACCATCTCCCACGCCGTCATCGTCACAGTCACCGTCACCGTCACCGTCACCGTCACCATCCACCGGAGCGCCTCCGAAGTCCCCAAGCTCAAACGCGTTTGTTCATGGAAGCAGCTTCAGCTTGGTGATGGTAGCAGCATTGTTGGGTGGTGGTGCAGTGCTTCTTGGTTGA
- the LOC130981813 gene encoding monooxygenase 3-like isoform X1, producing MATSSTTTASLAFPKPLLPSSSHATSNLFFQLRTQKYQNNHRSKSEMKAQVRKEDVVIVGAGIAGLATAVSLHRLGVKSLVLEQADSLRTGGTSLTLFKNGWRVLDAIGIAHYLRPHFLEIQGMVVKSEDGRELRSFTFKQEDQSQEVRAVERRVLLETLAAQLPQDVIQFSSKLARIESNPDGETLLELADGSKLLAKILIGCDGIRSPIAKWMGFSEANYVGHCAFRGLASYSEGQPYGPRVNYIYGRGVRAGYVPVSPTKVYWFICFNSSSPGPKITNPTVLKKEAKELVKNWPSELLDIVDATADETVSKTPLVDRWLWPAVSPPASAGKVVLVGDAWHPMTPNLGQGACCALEDAVVLAKKLAGAIKSNEDHSSVEEALRSYGSERWPRVFPLTVRAYFVGSILQWENPLVCSVRNNIVIPKLVRLGPLLEHTNFTPESL from the exons ATGGCCACATCATCAACAACAACCGCGTCTCTTGCCTTTCCCAAACCTCTTCTACCTTCTTCTTCTCACGCCACATCTAATTTGTTCTTCCAACTGCGAACACAAAAGTACCAGAACAACCACAGAAGCAAATCTGAAATGAAGGCTCAAGTCCGTAAGGAAGATGTTGTTATCGTGGGTGCTGGCATTGCTGGCCTTGCAACTGCTGTCTCCCTTCACAGGCTTGGAGTTAAGTCCCTCGTTCTTGAGCAGGCTGACTCGCTTCGAACCGGTGGCACTTCCCTCACCCTCTTCAAGAACGGCTGGAGGGTACTCGATGCTATTGGAATCGCTCATTATCTCAGACCTCACTTCTTGGAAATTCAAGG GATGGTGGTGAAGTCTGAGGATGGCAGAGAACTACGTTCCTTCACTTTCAAACAAGAGGATCAAAG CCAAGAGGTGCGAGCTGTGGAAAGGCGAGTACTTTTGGAAACCTTAGCTGCCCAGCTCCCCCAGGATGTGATTCAGTTTTCTTCAAAGCTAGCAAGGATTGAATCAAATCCAGACGGGGAAACCTTGTTGGAACTTGCAGATGGGTCTAAGCTTCTTGCAAAG ATTTTGATAGGTTGTGATGGGATTCGATCACCAATAGCAAAGTGGATGGGGTTTTCTGAGGCAAATTATGTTGGTCATTGTGCTTTCCGTGGACTTGCTTCTTATTCAGAAGGACAGCCTTATGGACCAAGAGTAAATTATATCTATGGTAGAGGGGTGCGTGCAGGATATGTTCCTGTTTCTCCAACAAAAGTTTACTGGTTCATCTGCTTTAACAGTTCATCCCCAG GTCCAAAAATAACTAATCCAACTGTTCTTAAGAAGGAAGCTAAAGAACTAGTCAAGAATTGGCCTTCGGAGCTTTTGGACATAGTGGATGCTACAGCCGACGAGACTGTCAGCAAGACTCCGCTGGTAGATCGGTGGCTTTGGCCGGCCGTAAGTCCACCTGCTTCTGCTGGTAAAGTGGTGCTGGTCGGAGATGCTTGGCATCCGATGACTCCGAATCTGGGGCAAGGAGCATGTTGTGCACTTGAGGATGCTGTGGTTCTTGCTAAGAAGCTTGCAGGGGCCATCAAGTCTAATGAGGACCACTCATCAGTTGAAGAAGCTTTGAGGTCATATGGCAGTGAAAGATGGCCCCGAGTGTTTCCACTCACTGTTCGTGCATACTTTGTGGGTTCCATATTGCAGTGGGAGAATCCATTGGTGTGTTCTGTTAGGAACAACATTGTCATACCTAAGTTAGTAAGGCTTGGACCATTGTTGGAGCATACAAATTTTACTCCTGAGAGTCTATGA
- the LOC130982442 gene encoding vinorine synthase-like — protein sequence MNSMRTIYYDTNKGCNFQGKSKMDLHDNSAKQPQVVAVMSVPPLKVTEPRLALQVLADDDGIDARTIGGCYQVVLYYNQCNEEDNGWNLAGWFVESLAKALLDHPLLAGRLQRRSDHHNTWLEIVSNDSGIRLLEARCPLSLARFLQQNQEENRETQLVFWKEIDHQNPEFSPLVYVQVTNFECGGYSIGISCSLLLTEVLVVDNFLKKWAKIHDEMLSKNGEIKRPIFYQPCQKNVDEALASDVISRSLSKNGIESMVFKITSNEASFNKERLRELAMFCVEEAEQKLNIKMGTSFSFVVRESSKVTRVESCSKSKRGHSSMQGLALKNCIQMTPTTWNEFGLYEVAFCKGNTAVHVSCWVASVPDGHVLAVPYPKENVSALIIVSPPR from the exons ATGAACTCAATGCGAACCATCTATTACGATACAAACAAAGGTTGCAACTTCCAAGGGAAAAGCAAAATGGATCTGCATGACAATAGTGCCAAGCAGCCGCAGGTGGTAGCTGTGATGAGCGTGCCACCTCTCAAGGTGACTGAGCCACGGCTAGCTCTCCAAGTCCTCGCGGATGATGATGGTATCGATGCGAGGACCATTGGAGGGTGCTACCAAGTAGTACTATACTACAATCAATGCAATGAGGAGGACAACGGTTGGAATTTGGCTGGTTGGTTTGTTGAATCACTTGCCAAGGCTCTCTTGGACCACCCTCTACTCGCTGGCAGGCTCCAAAGAAGAAGCGATCATCACAATACTTGGCTGGAAATTGTGTCTAATGATTCCGGCATTCGCCTCTTGGAAGCGCGCTGCCCGTTGAGCTTGGCGCGCTTTCTTCAGCAGAACCAAGAGGAGAACCGTGAAACTCAGCTTGTCTTTTGGAAGGAAATTGATCACCAGAATCCTGAGTTCTCACCCTTGGTTTATGTTCAG GTGACCAATTTTGAATGTGGAGGGTACTCAATTGGCATTAGCTGCAGCCTCCTATTGACAGAAGTTTTGGTAGTTGACAACTTCCTTAAGAAATGGGCAAAGATACACGATGAGATGTTATCCAAAAATGGAGAAATCAAAAGGCCCATATTTTACCAACCTTGTCAGAAGAATGTTGATGAGGCTCTTGCTAGTGATGTAATTAGCCGCTCCCTAAGCAAAAATGGAATAGAAAGCATGGTGTTCAAGATCACTTCAAATGAGGCAAGTTTCAACAAAGAAAGGTTGAGGGAACTAGCCATGTTTTGTGTCGAAGAAGCAGAACAAAAACTCAACATAAAAATGGGGACAAGTTTTTCTTTTGTGGTGAGAGAATCATCTAAAGTCACAAGGGTAGAAAGCTGCTCAAAATCAAAGAGGGGGCATAGTAGTATGCAGGGTTTGGCCCTCAAAAATTGTATTCAAATGACACCGACAACATGGAATGAATTTGGATTGTACGAGGTAGCGTTTTGCAAAGGGAATACAGCTGTCCATGTTTCTTGTTGGGTTGCTTCGGTTCCTGATGGACATGTTTTGGCAGTGCCATACCCAAAGGAGAATGTATCTGCTCTGATTATAGTCTCACCTCCACGTTGA
- the LOC130982480 gene encoding uncharacterized protein LOC130982480 isoform X1: protein MDSRRGGEEEGFRLENPFTLKVGQVFTGFGIGCGVGIGVGRPLNLAAIPMLNQVMSATRGATDAFSGVTRHVNTSLKKLGAKNIEVGVGCGVGFGHGFGAGVAVKPGVLNQIQSCVMVAMTKMMMKLGIVPNLPFNPGAFSASFQSGINMVNKNRISPPSMMQLAGKPADQVTQGLAGSQSMQIGSAFESTTIKGNAIDPKVGSRTEKVISNFLQNPLLNGEEGGVDESGAGRLRSENNVLQMVLKHQRIIEELVEENEKLRQILVEDLKVPPSKLEANSAGRIRNELPCTNCFECRRKQRKRIVTHSSPKEKTIREKRERTKSKINGPRLPNVGTGSCITILNNKSYYDVVCNIYDA from the exons ATGGATAGCAGAAGGGGtggagaagaagaagggttTAGATTAGAGAATCCCTTTACTTTGAAGGTGGGTCAAGTGTTCACCGGTTTTGGAATCGGATGTGGAGTAGGAATCGGCGTTGGTCGCCCTTTAAATCTAG CTGCAATACCAATGTTGAATCAAGTGATGAGTGCAACCAGAGGTGCAACTGATGCATTCTCGGGTGTTACCAGGCATGTTAATACCTCT TTGAAGAAGTTGGGAGCTAAGAATATTGAAGTCGGTGTTGGATGTGGAGTTGGTTTTGGCCATGGTTTTGGAGCTG GCGTTGCTGTGAAACCAGGGGTGTTGAATCAAATTCAATCTTGTGTTATG GTAGCAATGACAAAGATGATGATGAAGCTTGGTATTGTTCCCAATTTACCCTTCAATCCGGGTGCATTTTCAGCGTCCTTTCAAAGTGGTATAAACATGGTCAATAAAAACCGAATTTCACCACCAAGCATGATGCAGCTGGCAGGTAAACCAGCAGATCAAGTTACTCAGGGTCTTGCAGGGTCCCAATCTATGCAAATTGGGTCGGCTTTTGAAAGTACTACCATTAAAGGAAATGCAATTGACCCCAAAGTTGGCAGCCGAACCGAGAAGGTTATTAGCAACTTTCTGCAAAATCCATTGCTGAATGGGGAGGAAGGAGGAGTTGATGAATCG GGGGCTGGACGCCTGCGGTCGGAGAACAATGTACTTCAGATG GTCTTGAAACACCAAAGAATCATTGAAGAACTTGTGGAGGAAAATGAGAAGCTTCGACAGATACTAGTGGAGGACCTGAAAGTACCACCAAGCAAACTTGAAGCAAATTCTGCAGGTAGAATTAGAAATGAGTTGCCATGTACTAATTGTTTTGAGTgcagaagaaaacaaagaaaaaga ATCGTAACACACTCAAGTCCAAAGGAGAaaacaataagagaaaaaagggagagaaccaaaagtaaaataaatggtCCACGCTTACCAAATGTAGGAACTGGTTCGTGTATTACTATACTCAATAACAAGTCTTATTACGACGTGGTATGCAATATCTATGATGCCTAA
- the LOC130981683 gene encoding phospholipase A1-Ibeta2, chloroplastic → MMMMQMCSTVPSVHSIHNKLQATRCPSFRCRAASPLNPAASVKPFVSTESTRLHLSNLEKLLDTQKPLQQQHNKITSTDDSSSSTEKKAKSFLEGLNLGRLWTSEMKAAAEDMSPRNLHRLQRLLSKTAEYSPRNVLGSRWREYHGSNDWKGMLDPLDENLRREVVRYGEFVQAAYQAFHSDPAMSTEAPPQPRNVALHDRTYKVTKSLYATSSIGLPKWVDDVAPDLGWMTQRSSWVGYVAVCDDQREIARLGRRDIVIALRGTSTCLEWAENLRAQLIDHPDDNKEDDNQGKPKVECGFLSLYKTRGAHVPSLAESVVEEIKRLLEVYKGESLSITITGHSLGATLALLVADEISTCSPNMPPVAVFSFGGPRVGNKAFGNRVTARNVKVLRIVNSQDVITRVPGIFVSEEVEEKIRNSKVGGGVMNMLEENTPLAYSHVGTELRVDTKMSPYLKPDADMACCHDLEAYLHLVDGFLASNCPFRANAKRSLARLMQDQGSNVKKLYVSKAKALTVNLKRQGSMSMSMSTCLPSPS, encoded by the coding sequence atgatgatgatgcagaTGTGCTCCACCGTGCCATCAGTTCACAGCATCCATAACAAGTTGCAGGCAACAAGGTGCCCCAGTTTCAGATGCCGCGCCGCCTCACCTCTCAACCCTGCAGCTTCCGTCAAGCCCTTCGTTTCTACCGAGTCAACTCGCTTGCACCTCTCTAACCTCGAAAAGCTCCTCGATACCCAAAAGCCCCTCCAACAACAACACAATAAGATCACCAGCACTGACGATTCATCATCGTCCACGGAGAAGAAAGCAAAAAGTTTCCTTGAAGGACTCAACTTAGGGAGATTGTGGACTTCGGAAATGAAAGCAGCCGCCGAGGATATGTCCCCGCGAAACCTCCACCGCCTGCAGCGCCTCCTCTCCAAGACAGCCGAGTATTCGCCGCGAAACGTCCTCGGCAGCCGGTGGCGGGAGTACCACGGCAGCAATGACTGGAAAGGGATGCTCGATCCGCTCGATGAGAATCTCCGCCGGGAGGTTGTCCGGTACGGCGAGTTCGTCCAGGCCGCCTACCAAGCTTTCCACTCTGACCCCGCCATGTCCACGGAGGCCCCGCCACAGCCCCGCAACGTAGCCCTCCATGACAGGACATATAAGGTCACCAAAAGCCTCTACGCCACGTCATCTATTGGTTTGCCCAAATGGGTCGATGACGTGGCACCGGATCTCGGGTGGATGACCCAGCGCTCTAGCTGGGTCGGGTACGTCGCAGTTTGTGATGACCAAAGAGAGATCGCACGGTTGGGAAGGAGGGACATCGTGATTGCCCTTCGCGGAACTTCAACTTGTCTCGAATGGGCCGAGAATCTTCGAGCCCAGTTGATTGATCACCCGGATGATAACAAGGAAGATGATAACCAAGGAAAGCCCAAAGTGGAGTGCGGGTTCTTGAGCCTGTACAAGACACGTGGTGCTCACGTGCCTAGCTTAGCCGAGTCTGTGGTGGAAGAAATTAAGCGGTTATTGGAGGTTTACAAGGGTGAGAGCCTAAGCATTACAATCACAGGCCACAGTTTGGGGGCAACGCTGGCCTTGTTGGTAGCCGATGAGATAAGCACGTGCAGCCCAAACATGCCACCGGTGGCTGTTTTCTCCTTTGGTGGGCCTCGAGTGGGTAACAAGGCCTTTGGAAACAGAGTTACGGCCCGTAATGTGAAAGTGCTTAGAATTGTGAACTCGCAAGACGTGATTACGAGAGTGCCTGGAATATTTGTAAGCGAGGAGGTAGAGGAAAAAATAAGGAACTCCAAGGTTGGTGGTGGTGTCATGAACATGCTTGAAGAGAATACACCGTTGGCTTACTCACACGTGGGGACCGAGCTACGTGTCGACACCAAGATGTCGCCTTATCTAAAGCCGGATGCTGACATGGCATGTTGCCATGACCTGGAGGCTTACCTGCACTTGGTGGATGGTTTCCTGGCATCTAATTGTCCATTTAGAGCAAATGCTAAGAGAAGCCTGGCTAGATTGATGCAGGATCAAGGGTCTAATGTCAAGAAATTGTATGTTAGCAAGGCAAAAGCCTTGACTGTTAATCTTAAGAGACAAGGATCTATGTCCATGTCCATGTCCACTTGTTTGCCTAGTCCATCTTAA
- the LOC130982480 gene encoding uncharacterized protein LOC130982480 isoform X2, protein MDSRRGGEEEGFRLENPFTLKVGQVFTGFGIGCGVGIGVGRPLNLAAIPMLNQVMSATRGATDAFSGVTRHVNTSLKKLGAKNIEVGVGCGVGFGHGFGAGVAVKPGVLNQIQSCVMVAMTKMMMKLGIVPNLPFNPGAFSASFQSGINMVNKNRISPPSMMQLAGKPADQVTQGLAGSQSMQIGSAFESTTIKGNAIDPKVGSRTEKVISNFLQNPLLNGEEGGVDESGAGRLRSENNVLQMVLKHQRIIEELVEENEKLRQILVEDLKVPPSKLEANSAGRIRNELPCTNCFECRRKQRKRVR, encoded by the exons ATGGATAGCAGAAGGGGtggagaagaagaagggttTAGATTAGAGAATCCCTTTACTTTGAAGGTGGGTCAAGTGTTCACCGGTTTTGGAATCGGATGTGGAGTAGGAATCGGCGTTGGTCGCCCTTTAAATCTAG CTGCAATACCAATGTTGAATCAAGTGATGAGTGCAACCAGAGGTGCAACTGATGCATTCTCGGGTGTTACCAGGCATGTTAATACCTCT TTGAAGAAGTTGGGAGCTAAGAATATTGAAGTCGGTGTTGGATGTGGAGTTGGTTTTGGCCATGGTTTTGGAGCTG GCGTTGCTGTGAAACCAGGGGTGTTGAATCAAATTCAATCTTGTGTTATG GTAGCAATGACAAAGATGATGATGAAGCTTGGTATTGTTCCCAATTTACCCTTCAATCCGGGTGCATTTTCAGCGTCCTTTCAAAGTGGTATAAACATGGTCAATAAAAACCGAATTTCACCACCAAGCATGATGCAGCTGGCAGGTAAACCAGCAGATCAAGTTACTCAGGGTCTTGCAGGGTCCCAATCTATGCAAATTGGGTCGGCTTTTGAAAGTACTACCATTAAAGGAAATGCAATTGACCCCAAAGTTGGCAGCCGAACCGAGAAGGTTATTAGCAACTTTCTGCAAAATCCATTGCTGAATGGGGAGGAAGGAGGAGTTGATGAATCG GGGGCTGGACGCCTGCGGTCGGAGAACAATGTACTTCAGATG GTCTTGAAACACCAAAGAATCATTGAAGAACTTGTGGAGGAAAATGAGAAGCTTCGACAGATACTAGTGGAGGACCTGAAAGTACCACCAAGCAAACTTGAAGCAAATTCTGCAGGTAGAATTAGAAATGAGTTGCCATGTACTAATTGTTTTGAGTgcagaagaaaacaaagaaaaagagtacGTTGA
- the LOC130980323 gene encoding uncharacterized protein LOC130980323 has protein sequence MAETTRDEDRIEEDNRKGGRNVILLEEADISEGINACSNSLYGRLFASKTFSIGTMGNALKAIWGNPEGFNVSDKGDNSFQFFFNKEVDVLRVERGSPWLFKDYVLHVKRWKEDQNCDKEIISNFPVWVQFWGLPESFKTLEVGRKLGEKLGTVLEVGKFQMRGRETKIVKTKINIDAARQVRD, from the coding sequence ATGGCTGAGACAACGAGGGATGAAGATCGGATCGAGGAAGACAACCGGAAAGGAGGTAGGAATGTGATTCTACTGGAAGAGGCAGACATATCAGAAGGTATTAACGCTTGCTCCAATAGTCTCTATGGCAGACTCTTTGCTTCCAAAACCTTCTCAATTGGAACCATGGGGAATGCTTTAAAGGCTATATGGGGAAACCCGGAAGGATTTAACGTGAGTGATAAAGGGGATAATTCCTTCcaattcttttttaataaagaagTGGATGTCTTGCGTGTTGAACGTGGTTCTCCATGGCTATTCAAAGATTATGTGCTCCATGTCAAGAGATGGAAGGAAGATCAGAACTGTGATAAAGAGATTATTTCCAATTTTCCAGTTTGGGTTCAATTTTGGGGTTTGCCAGAATCGTTTAAAACCCTCGAAGTTGGACGTAAATTGGGAGAAAAATTGGGCACAGTGTTGGAGGTAGGTAAATTTCAGATGCGAGGCAGAGAAACTAAGATTGTGAAGACCAAAATCAATATTGATGCTGCCAGGCAAGTGAGAGATTAG
- the LOC130982480 gene encoding uncharacterized protein LOC130982480 isoform X3 codes for MDSRRGGEEEGFRLENPFTLKVGQVFTGFGIGCGVGIGVGRPLNLAAIPMLNQVMSATRGATDAFSGVTRHVNTSLKKLGAKNIEVGVGCGVGFGHGFGAGVAVKPGVLNQIQSCVMVAMTKMMMKLGIVPNLPFNPGAFSASFQSGINMVNKNRISPPSMMQLAGKPADQVTQGLAGSQSMQIGSAFESTTIKGNAIDPKVGSRTEKVISNFLQNPLLNGEEGGVDESGAGRLRSENNVLQMVLKHQRIIEELVEENEKLRQILVEDLKVPPSKLEANSADRNTLKSKGENNKRKKGENQK; via the exons ATGGATAGCAGAAGGGGtggagaagaagaagggttTAGATTAGAGAATCCCTTTACTTTGAAGGTGGGTCAAGTGTTCACCGGTTTTGGAATCGGATGTGGAGTAGGAATCGGCGTTGGTCGCCCTTTAAATCTAG CTGCAATACCAATGTTGAATCAAGTGATGAGTGCAACCAGAGGTGCAACTGATGCATTCTCGGGTGTTACCAGGCATGTTAATACCTCT TTGAAGAAGTTGGGAGCTAAGAATATTGAAGTCGGTGTTGGATGTGGAGTTGGTTTTGGCCATGGTTTTGGAGCTG GCGTTGCTGTGAAACCAGGGGTGTTGAATCAAATTCAATCTTGTGTTATG GTAGCAATGACAAAGATGATGATGAAGCTTGGTATTGTTCCCAATTTACCCTTCAATCCGGGTGCATTTTCAGCGTCCTTTCAAAGTGGTATAAACATGGTCAATAAAAACCGAATTTCACCACCAAGCATGATGCAGCTGGCAGGTAAACCAGCAGATCAAGTTACTCAGGGTCTTGCAGGGTCCCAATCTATGCAAATTGGGTCGGCTTTTGAAAGTACTACCATTAAAGGAAATGCAATTGACCCCAAAGTTGGCAGCCGAACCGAGAAGGTTATTAGCAACTTTCTGCAAAATCCATTGCTGAATGGGGAGGAAGGAGGAGTTGATGAATCG GGGGCTGGACGCCTGCGGTCGGAGAACAATGTACTTCAGATG GTCTTGAAACACCAAAGAATCATTGAAGAACTTGTGGAGGAAAATGAGAAGCTTCGACAGATACTAGTGGAGGACCTGAAAGTACCACCAAGCAAACTTGAAGCAAATTCTGCAG ATCGTAACACACTCAAGTCCAAAGGAGAaaacaataagagaaaaaagggagagaaccaaaagtaa
- the LOC130981813 gene encoding monooxygenase 2-like isoform X2 — MVVKSEDGRELRSFTFKQEDQSQEVRAVERRVLLETLAAQLPQDVIQFSSKLARIESNPDGETLLELADGSKLLAKILIGCDGIRSPIAKWMGFSEANYVGHCAFRGLASYSEGQPYGPRVNYIYGRGVRAGYVPVSPTKVYWFICFNSSSPGPKITNPTVLKKEAKELVKNWPSELLDIVDATADETVSKTPLVDRWLWPAVSPPASAGKVVLVGDAWHPMTPNLGQGACCALEDAVVLAKKLAGAIKSNEDHSSVEEALRSYGSERWPRVFPLTVRAYFVGSILQWENPLVCSVRNNIVIPKLVRLGPLLEHTNFTPESL; from the exons ATGGTGGTGAAGTCTGAGGATGGCAGAGAACTACGTTCCTTCACTTTCAAACAAGAGGATCAAAG CCAAGAGGTGCGAGCTGTGGAAAGGCGAGTACTTTTGGAAACCTTAGCTGCCCAGCTCCCCCAGGATGTGATTCAGTTTTCTTCAAAGCTAGCAAGGATTGAATCAAATCCAGACGGGGAAACCTTGTTGGAACTTGCAGATGGGTCTAAGCTTCTTGCAAAG ATTTTGATAGGTTGTGATGGGATTCGATCACCAATAGCAAAGTGGATGGGGTTTTCTGAGGCAAATTATGTTGGTCATTGTGCTTTCCGTGGACTTGCTTCTTATTCAGAAGGACAGCCTTATGGACCAAGAGTAAATTATATCTATGGTAGAGGGGTGCGTGCAGGATATGTTCCTGTTTCTCCAACAAAAGTTTACTGGTTCATCTGCTTTAACAGTTCATCCCCAG GTCCAAAAATAACTAATCCAACTGTTCTTAAGAAGGAAGCTAAAGAACTAGTCAAGAATTGGCCTTCGGAGCTTTTGGACATAGTGGATGCTACAGCCGACGAGACTGTCAGCAAGACTCCGCTGGTAGATCGGTGGCTTTGGCCGGCCGTAAGTCCACCTGCTTCTGCTGGTAAAGTGGTGCTGGTCGGAGATGCTTGGCATCCGATGACTCCGAATCTGGGGCAAGGAGCATGTTGTGCACTTGAGGATGCTGTGGTTCTTGCTAAGAAGCTTGCAGGGGCCATCAAGTCTAATGAGGACCACTCATCAGTTGAAGAAGCTTTGAGGTCATATGGCAGTGAAAGATGGCCCCGAGTGTTTCCACTCACTGTTCGTGCATACTTTGTGGGTTCCATATTGCAGTGGGAGAATCCATTGGTGTGTTCTGTTAGGAACAACATTGTCATACCTAAGTTAGTAAGGCTTGGACCATTGTTGGAGCATACAAATTTTACTCCTGAGAGTCTATGA